One genomic segment of Deltaproteobacteria bacterium includes these proteins:
- the dnaA gene encoding chromosomal replication initiator protein DnaA codes for MKTWETIKQTLINFYNDSSVDPWLNTLNVISFDNNSLIISVPDQFSYDWIKNHFLNDIIRVVRDINGNEIEVSLILEDGKTDEIINIAPIKDNKFIDKAAELREKYSLENFVEGECNKFAFAAAQAVAKGPGHTYNPLFIYGGVGLGKTHLVNAIGNHIKKEYKLYVIYVSAEAFVNDLVHHLKTNKMDSFRETYRNCDVLLIDDIEFISNKEKTQEEIFHTFNKLYEEKKQIVFTSDRLPKEIPGIEERLRSRFEMGLIADIQAPDVETKVAIVKKKAEQNNIDIDDDIAFFLAYNTLSNIRELEGYLTRLSAYAYLTKTKLNINVAKEVLASVIKKKDKWVTIEDIQKAISIYFKIKVSDLNSQKRMRYIAYPRQIAMYLARTLTNASFPEIGTQFGNKDHSTVIHSVNKIDNLYKTDQSVKDVIEKIKKGL; via the coding sequence ATGAAAACATGGGAAACTATAAAACAAACGCTTATAAATTTTTATAATGATTCAAGTGTTGATCCGTGGCTAAACACCTTAAATGTAATAAGTTTTGATAATAATTCTCTTATCATTAGTGTTCCTGATCAATTTTCTTATGATTGGATTAAAAACCATTTTTTAAATGATATAATCCGCGTAGTAAGAGATATTAATGGTAATGAAATAGAGGTATCTCTTATTTTAGAGGATGGAAAGACCGATGAAATAATTAATATTGCACCTATCAAAGATAATAAGTTTATAGACAAAGCAGCAGAGTTACGTGAAAAATATTCCTTGGAAAATTTTGTAGAAGGTGAATGCAATAAGTTTGCATTTGCTGCTGCACAGGCGGTGGCTAAGGGGCCGGGGCATACATACAATCCTCTGTTTATCTATGGTGGCGTTGGCCTTGGTAAAACTCATCTTGTGAATGCAATAGGGAATCACATAAAAAAAGAATATAAACTTTATGTTATATATGTATCTGCAGAAGCTTTTGTAAACGATCTCGTGCACCACTTAAAAACTAACAAGATGGATAGTTTTAGGGAAACATATAGAAATTGTGATGTACTGCTGATAGATGATATAGAGTTTATATCAAATAAAGAAAAAACGCAGGAGGAAATTTTTCATACATTTAATAAGCTCTATGAAGAAAAAAAACAAATCGTATTTACATCAGACAGATTGCCTAAAGAGATACCCGGTATAGAGGAAAGGCTTAGAAGTAGATTTGAAATGGGACTTATCGCCGATATCCAGGCTCCCGATGTTGAAACAAAGGTAGCTATAGTGAAGAAAAAAGCAGAACAAAATAACATTGATATAGATGATGATATAGCATTCTTTCTTGCTTATAACACATTATCCAACATTCGAGAACTTGAAGGATATTTAACAAGGCTGTCAGCTTATGCCTACCTTACTAAAACAAAATTAAATATAAACGTAGCCAAAGAGGTACTGGCAAGTGTTATTAAAAAGAAAGATAAATGGGTTACGATAGAAGATATACAAAAAGCTATATCTATATATTTTAAGATTAAAGTGTCTGATCTGAATTCCCAAAAGAGGATGAGATATATAGCGTATCCAAGACAAATAGCCATGTATTTGGCTAGAACTCTAACAAATGCATCATTTCCTGAGATAGGTACACAATTCGGGAATAAAGACCATTCTACAGTTATTCATTCTGTAAATAAAATAGATAACCTGTATAAAACTGATCAAAGTGTTAAAGATGTTATTGAAAAGATCAAAAAAGGACTTTAA